The following are encoded together in the Lathyrus oleraceus cultivar Zhongwan6 chromosome 3, CAAS_Psat_ZW6_1.0, whole genome shotgun sequence genome:
- the LOC127131163 gene encoding glycine-rich protein DOT1 — MGNFCCPRGKRRDDNNINKNSNGFHATHASKASVAKFRSDGGAKDGNMVFMTAAIASTPVDTTSDGNHGHHGGDGGGHGDGGHGGGGGGCGGGGGCGGGGCGG; from the coding sequence ATGGGAAACTTTTGCTGTCCACGTGGAAAGAGAAGAGACGATAACAACATAAACAAGAACAGTAATGGATTTCATGCCACCCATGCCTCAAAAGCTAGCGTCGCAAAATTCAGAAGTGATGGTGGTGCCAAAGATGGTAACATGGTTTTTATGACCGCAGCTATAGCAAGTACTCCTGTTGACACAACTTCAGATGGAAATCATGGTCATCATGGAGGGGACGGTGGTGGACATGGTGACGGGGGACATGGAGGGGGTGGAGGAGGATGCGGCGGTGGTGGAGGGTGTGGAGGTGGCGGCTGTGGTGGCTGA